One Candidatus Sulfurimonas baltica DNA segment encodes these proteins:
- a CDS encoding NYN domain-containing protein, with translation MKKLHKNNIAMFIDCDNVSSKYIESIFEDLSQYGTVNIRRAYGDWKDKKLLGWENVLHEYNIKPIQQFAYTKGKNATDIAMIIDIMDILYTKELEAIVLITSDSDFTPIVTRILSDGLTVYGYGESKTPMPFVNACSQFIYVEKLSGLHNETTIENNTTNHNDGSITNYVGNNYDIKKDYKLINLLKQGVEITADEQGWADVKDMSMYIRKNSSFSQVNYGFKKMGDLIKALDLFDMEYFGDRKTQLMIRIRDKRNK, from the coding sequence ATGAAAAAGCTACATAAAAACAACATTGCAATGTTTATAGACTGTGATAATGTTAGCTCTAAATATATAGAGAGTATATTTGAAGATTTATCACAATACGGGACTGTAAACATTAGAAGAGCTTACGGAGATTGGAAAGACAAAAAACTTTTGGGGTGGGAAAATGTTTTACATGAATACAACATTAAGCCTATTCAGCAGTTTGCTTACACAAAAGGGAAAAATGCGACAGATATAGCTATGATAATTGATATTATGGATATTCTCTACACCAAAGAGCTTGAAGCTATAGTTTTGATAACAAGCGATAGTGATTTTACTCCTATTGTTACAAGAATATTATCTGATGGATTAACAGTTTACGGATACGGGGAGTCGAAAACTCCTATGCCCTTTGTAAACGCATGTTCTCAATTTATTTATGTTGAAAAATTAAGTGGTTTACACAATGAGACAACTATAGAAAACAACACTACAAACCACAATGATGGCAGTATTACTAACTATGTCGGAAATAACTATGATATAAAAAAAGACTACAAGCTTATTAATTTACTCAAGCAAGGTGTTGAAATAACAGCAGATGAACAGGGGTGGGCAGATGTTAAAGACATGTCCATGTACATAAGAAAAAACTCTTCTTTCTCTCAGGTTAACTATGGATTTAAAAAAATGGGTGACCTCATCAAAGCATTAGACTTATTTGACATGGAATATTTTGGAGATAGAAAAACTCAACTGATGATAAGAATAAGAGACAAGCGGAATAAATAA